A window from Cellulomonas sp. C5510 encodes these proteins:
- a CDS encoding integrase core domain-containing protein gives MGRVASSVDNTMIESFWSTMQRELQDTKTWSTRTELASAISEWIEAWYNPRRRHTSLGDLAPAEFEALHTAATAAA, from the coding sequence ATGGGCCGGGTCGCCTCGAGCGTCGACAACACCATGATCGAGTCGTTCTGGTCCACGATGCAGCGCGAGCTCCAAGACACCAAGACCTGGTCCACGAGGACCGAGCTCGCGTCGGCGATCTCCGAGTGGATCGAGGCTTGGTACAACCCGCGCCGACGCCACACCTCCCTCGGCGACCTGGCCCCGGCCGAGTTCGAAGCCCTTCACACCGCCGCTACCGCGGCGGCATGA
- the dsrO gene encoding sulfate reduction electron transfer complex DsrMKJOP subunit DsrO: MTRKSSSTTRPRRWGMVIDLNRCIGCQGCAVSCKIKNNLPEGLWWNRVLTVGGDEIDVVGGDVEHPSISFLPLACQHCAEPACLPVCPTGATYKREDGIVGIHSEDCIGCRSCIQACPYGVRVFNLREPERATSHALGSIAVTSGVRGTVEKCDFCVDRIDAGALPICIESCPARARFVGDLNDPDSEVSRLIQETGAVQLQPEMGTDPSVYYIPVQHRSPRQTGMDFIASEPAAYQQREITEMLAPR, translated from the coding sequence ATGACCAGGAAGTCCAGCAGCACGACTCGACCGCGCCGGTGGGGCATGGTCATCGATCTCAATCGATGCATCGGCTGCCAAGGCTGTGCGGTCTCGTGCAAGATCAAGAACAACTTGCCCGAGGGGCTTTGGTGGAACAGGGTCCTGACGGTCGGCGGTGACGAGATCGATGTCGTGGGCGGCGACGTGGAGCACCCGTCGATCTCGTTCCTCCCTCTGGCCTGCCAGCACTGCGCCGAGCCTGCGTGCCTGCCCGTCTGCCCCACCGGGGCGACCTACAAGCGGGAGGACGGCATCGTCGGCATCCACTCCGAGGACTGCATTGGCTGTCGGTCGTGCATCCAGGCATGCCCGTACGGCGTCCGGGTCTTCAACCTCCGTGAGCCGGAGCGAGCGACGTCGCATGCCCTGGGCTCCATCGCGGTGACGTCCGGCGTCAGGGGAACCGTGGAGAAGTGCGACTTCTGCGTCGACCGGATCGACGCCGGAGCTCTGCCGATTTGCATCGAGAGCTGCCCGGCGCGTGCTCGGTTCGTCGGCGACCTGAACGACCCGGACTCCGAGGTGTCGCGTCTCATCCAGGAGACGGGTGCGGTGCAGCTGCAGCCGGAGATGGGGACCGACCCGAGCGTGTACTACATCCCGGTCCAGCATCGGTCTCCGCGACAGACGGGTATGGACTTCATCGCCAGCGAGCCTGCGGCCTACCAGCAGCGCGAGATCACGGAGATGCTGGCGCCGCGCTGA
- a CDS encoding glutathione peroxidase: MGIDDVQVTTIDGEVTTLARYAGQVRLIVNVASRCGLAPQYDKLEALQRTYGQRGFTVLGFPSNQFLQELGSEDAIKEYCSTTWGVTFPMFERVNVNGRSRHPLYTELTRTPDASGKAGRITWNFEKFLLTPDGHVHRFRPKVEPDAPEIIELIEAHLPQPGREA; encoded by the coding sequence ATGGGGATCGACGACGTCCAGGTCACGACGATCGACGGCGAAGTCACGACCCTGGCCAGGTACGCCGGGCAGGTCAGGCTGATCGTTAACGTCGCCTCGCGGTGCGGGCTGGCCCCCCAGTACGACAAGCTCGAGGCCCTCCAGCGCACCTATGGGCAGCGAGGTTTCACCGTGCTCGGGTTCCCGAGCAACCAGTTCCTGCAGGAACTGGGCAGTGAGGACGCCATCAAGGAGTACTGCTCGACGACCTGGGGCGTGACCTTTCCGATGTTCGAGCGGGTCAACGTCAACGGCAGGTCACGGCACCCTCTCTACACCGAGCTGACCCGCACCCCCGACGCCAGCGGGAAGGCGGGGCGCATCACCTGGAACTTCGAGAAGTTCCTCCTCACCCCCGACGGCCATGTGCATCGATTCCGGCCGAAGGTCGAGCCCGACGCGCCCGAGATCATAGAGCTGATCGAGGCGCACCTCCCCCAGCCTGGCCGTGAGGCCTGA
- a CDS encoding efflux RND transporter permease subunit, which yields MTRLARLSLANRAVVALATLILIVVGVLSTTSLKQELIPSLEIPLAVVVTPLPGAAPDVVERQVTEVVEAAVSGVEGLEGTESMSSNSLSVVTVELAYGTDMQAAQQDLEQAVTRAGTGLPAGVTPSVITGSIDQLPVVQLAVAAPQLDEQELVTRVEEEVVPRLRGVEGVREVTLSGGREVRVEVVPDPMALATAGIGLDALTSALQANGVVIPAGTVTDGQRSLNVVVGERLSSVQGIAAIALPAADPSGAPVLLGDVATVEQAHVPATSYARTNGQVSVALAITKTPDGNTVSVSHDVRELIPGIEAALGEGAAVDVVFDQAPFIEKSIEDLSTEGLLGLIFAVIVIMLFLLSLRSTLVTAISIPLSLLIAMTGLLVGGYSLNILTLGALTVAVGRVVDDSIVVIENIKRHLGYGEPKAQAILTAVREVAGAVTSSTITTAAVFVPIGIVGGQVGELFRPFAFTVAVALLASLVVSLTIIPVLAYWFLRAPAGNQVDRDRVEERERHGLLQRSYLPVLRGALGHPVITLVIAAAVLGGTVAASTRLETNFIGDAGQNTLSVDQQLPAGTSLEVTDAAARRVEQVIAELEGVETYQVTVGSGGSGLETAFLGGGGGSNTATFAITTDLDADQARVEQDLRAAIADVEDAGELTVTTGQAGFGLPPVEVVVRADDDQTLREAADLVAEVMADVQGTTDVVNNLASDAPAVQIQVDRVAATQAGTSESAIGQAVAGLLRGAPIGQADIAGRTTDVVVLLGQAPGDVQALRDTPVPTATGIVPLGQVAEVSEVQQPTSLTRQDGQRTATVTATATDQNLGGITTRLQEQLDALDLPDGAEAEIAGVSAEQQSAFADLYLALLASIAIVYLVMVATFRSLLQPLILLVSVPFAATGALALLLLTGTPLGVPAMIGLLMLVGIVVTNAIVLIDLVNQKREQGLSVLDAVIEGSRYRLRPILMTAAATIGALTPMALGLTGGSVFISQPLALVVIGGLTTSTLLTLVLVPVLYNLTERASTALRERRGRRRSATLPA from the coding sequence ATGACTCGTCTTGCCCGCCTGAGCCTTGCCAACCGCGCCGTGGTGGCACTGGCCACACTGATCCTCATCGTCGTGGGCGTCCTGTCGACCACGTCGCTGAAGCAGGAGCTCATCCCCTCGTTGGAGATTCCGCTCGCCGTGGTGGTGACCCCTCTCCCGGGCGCGGCGCCCGACGTCGTCGAGCGGCAGGTCACCGAGGTGGTCGAGGCGGCCGTCAGTGGTGTGGAGGGGTTGGAGGGGACCGAATCCATGAGCAGCAACAGCCTGTCGGTGGTGACGGTGGAGCTGGCCTACGGCACCGACATGCAGGCGGCCCAGCAGGACCTGGAGCAGGCCGTGACTCGGGCGGGCACCGGCCTGCCGGCGGGGGTGACACCGTCTGTGATCACCGGCAGCATCGACCAGCTTCCGGTGGTGCAGCTGGCGGTGGCCGCCCCGCAGCTGGACGAGCAGGAGCTCGTGACCCGGGTGGAGGAAGAAGTCGTTCCGCGGTTGCGCGGGGTGGAGGGGGTTCGTGAGGTCACACTGTCCGGGGGGCGTGAGGTGCGGGTGGAGGTCGTGCCCGACCCGATGGCCCTGGCGACCGCGGGGATCGGCCTGGATGCTCTCACTTCTGCCCTGCAGGCCAACGGTGTGGTGATCCCGGCCGGGACGGTCACCGACGGGCAGCGCAGCCTGAACGTCGTGGTGGGTGAGCGGCTGTCCTCGGTGCAGGGCATCGCGGCGATCGCGTTGCCCGCCGCTGACCCCTCCGGAGCACCGGTCCTGCTGGGCGATGTGGCCACGGTCGAGCAGGCGCACGTCCCCGCCACCTCGTATGCCCGGACCAACGGCCAGGTGAGCGTCGCCCTGGCGATCACCAAGACCCCTGACGGCAACACCGTCAGCGTCTCCCATGACGTGCGGGAGCTGATCCCGGGGATCGAGGCGGCGCTGGGTGAGGGGGCCGCGGTCGACGTGGTCTTTGACCAGGCCCCGTTCATCGAGAAGTCGATCGAGGACCTGAGCACCGAGGGCCTGCTCGGGCTCATCTTCGCCGTGATCGTGATCATGCTGTTCCTGCTGTCGTTGCGCTCGACGCTGGTCACCGCGATCTCAATCCCGCTGTCGTTGCTCATCGCGATGACCGGGCTGTTGGTCGGTGGGTACTCGTTGAACATCCTGACCCTGGGGGCGCTGACGGTCGCGGTCGGGCGGGTCGTGGACGACTCGATCGTGGTGATCGAGAACATCAAGCGCCACCTCGGCTACGGCGAGCCCAAGGCGCAGGCGATCTTGACAGCGGTGCGTGAGGTCGCCGGGGCCGTGACGTCGTCCACCATCACCACCGCAGCGGTGTTCGTGCCGATCGGGATCGTCGGCGGTCAGGTCGGTGAGCTGTTCCGGCCCTTCGCCTTTACCGTGGCCGTGGCCCTGCTGGCCTCGCTGGTCGTTTCCTTGACCATCATCCCGGTGCTGGCCTACTGGTTCCTGCGCGCCCCGGCAGGGAACCAGGTGGACCGGGACCGCGTCGAGGAGCGCGAACGCCACGGACTTCTCCAGCGCAGCTACTTGCCGGTGCTGCGCGGAGCGCTCGGCCACCCGGTGATCACCTTGGTGATCGCAGCGGCCGTGCTCGGTGGGACGGTTGCGGCTTCCACGCGCCTGGAGACCAACTTCATCGGCGACGCCGGGCAGAACACGCTCAGCGTCGACCAGCAGCTGCCTGCCGGGACCAGTCTGGAGGTGACCGATGCCGCCGCACGGCGGGTCGAGCAGGTCATCGCCGAGCTGGAGGGCGTCGAGACCTACCAGGTGACCGTCGGCTCAGGTGGCAGCGGACTGGAGACCGCCTTCCTGGGTGGTGGCGGCGGGTCGAACACGGCCACCTTCGCGATCACCACCGACCTGGACGCCGATCAGGCCCGCGTCGAGCAGGACCTTCGTGCCGCGATCGCGGACGTGGAGGACGCCGGGGAGCTGACCGTGACCACCGGCCAGGCCGGGTTCGGCCTGCCGCCGGTGGAGGTCGTGGTCCGCGCCGACGACGACCAGACGCTGCGCGAGGCCGCAGATCTGGTCGCCGAGGTCATGGCGGACGTTCAGGGCACGACCGACGTCGTGAACAACCTGGCCTCAGACGCTCCAGCGGTCCAGATCCAGGTCGACCGGGTGGCAGCGACCCAGGCCGGCACCAGCGAGAGCGCTATCGGGCAGGCGGTGGCCGGCCTGCTCCGTGGTGCGCCGATCGGCCAGGCGGACATCGCCGGGCGCACCACCGACGTCGTGGTGCTCCTGGGCCAGGCCCCCGGCGACGTCCAGGCCCTGCGCGACACCCCTGTCCCCACCGCCACCGGGATCGTTCCCCTGGGGCAGGTCGCCGAGGTCAGCGAGGTCCAGCAGCCCACCAGCCTGACCCGACAGGACGGGCAGCGCACGGCCACGGTGACCGCCACCGCGACCGATCAGAACCTCGGCGGTATCACCACCCGGCTGCAGGAACAGCTCGACGCCCTCGACCTGCCCGACGGCGCAGAAGCCGAGATCGCAGGCGTCAGCGCCGAGCAGCAGTCAGCGTTCGCCGACCTGTACCTGGCACTGCTGGCCTCCATCGCCATCGTCTACCTGGTGATGGTCGCCACGTTCCGATCCCTGCTGCAGCCGCTCATCCTATTGGTGTCGGTGCCGTTCGCCGCCACCGGCGCACTGGCCCTGCTGCTACTCACCGGCACACCCTTGGGCGTGCCGGCGATGATCGGGCTCCTCATGCTGGTCGGCATCGTGGTGACCAACGCGATCGTGCTCATCGACCTGGTCAACCAGAAGCGCGAGCAGGGCCTGAGCGTGCTCGACGCCGTGATCGAGGGGTCCCGGTACCGGCTGCGGCCGATCCTGATGACTGCGGCGGCGACCATCGGAGCCCTGACCCCCATGGCGCTGGGACTGACGGGCGGTAGCGTCTTCATCTCCCAGCCGCTGGCCCTGGTGGTCATCGGCGGGCTGACCACCTCCACCCTCCTGACGCTGGTGCTCGTCCCGGTGCTGTACAACCTGACCGAACGCGCCAGTACTGCCCTGCGTGAGCGCCGAGGCCGCCGGAGGTCCGCCACCCTCCCGGCATGA
- a CDS encoding DDE-type integrase/transposase/recombinase: protein MFFDRKKGRGLAGAHKVWHLLRREGITVARCTVERLMRELGQQGVRRGKRFVTTRPEPGAARPGDHVQRLFAADRPDQLWVVDFTYVPTWSGMAFTAFVTDVFSRRIVGWRTADRMPTELPLDALEMALWVRDRAGRDVEGVIHHSDAGSQGGFNRSSQHLELVEVFDGSSAAGSGSGGAPEAAVPGAPEVPARGRGRVLDRDRQGAVAHRGRGRDRCVAARGSAVVPQRWRHATVRPQVAPLGPLPVLC from the coding sequence GTGTTCTTCGACCGCAAGAAGGGCCGCGGGTTGGCCGGGGCGCACAAGGTGTGGCACCTGCTGCGCCGCGAGGGGATCACGGTGGCCCGATGCACCGTGGAGCGGCTGATGCGCGAGCTGGGCCAGCAAGGCGTGCGCCGCGGCAAACGGTTCGTGACCACCCGCCCCGAGCCGGGTGCGGCGCGGCCGGGCGACCACGTGCAACGACTGTTCGCCGCTGACCGTCCCGACCAGCTGTGGGTGGTCGACTTCACCTACGTTCCGACCTGGTCGGGCATGGCGTTCACGGCGTTCGTCACCGACGTGTTCTCCCGGCGGATCGTGGGCTGGCGGACCGCCGACCGGATGCCCACCGAGCTGCCCCTGGACGCGTTGGAGATGGCGTTGTGGGTCCGCGACCGGGCCGGCCGCGACGTCGAGGGCGTCATCCACCACAGCGACGCCGGGTCTCAGGGCGGATTCAATCGGTCGTCGCAACACCTCGAGTTGGTGGAGGTGTTCGATGGTTCGTCGGCAGCAGGCAGCGGATCGGGCGGTGCGCCCGAAGCTGCGGTCCCCGGGGCACCCGAGGTTCCAGCGCGTGGTCGAGGCCGCGTTCTGGACCGAGATCGCCAAGGGGCTGTTGCCCACCGAGGCCGCGGCCGTGATCGGTGTGTCGCAGCCCGTGGGTCAGCGGTGGTTCCACAACGGTGGCGGCATGCCACCGTTCGACCTCAAGTCGCGCCCCTCGGGCCGCTACCTGTCCTTTGCTGA
- a CDS encoding helix-turn-helix domain-containing protein, giving the protein MEGEVADEAVGPAGDDCGRYCPSFHQTVELLGRRWNGVILHALMAHAERFSEIRAVIPGLSDRLLAERLRELEREGLLSRTCPIGAGAPRYVLTAKGRALGPVIDAIASWAAEWSRAAD; this is encoded by the coding sequence GTGGAGGGCGAGGTGGCGGACGAGGCGGTCGGTCCCGCGGGCGACGACTGCGGTCGCTACTGCCCGTCGTTCCACCAGACCGTCGAGCTGCTCGGTCGACGGTGGAACGGTGTCATTCTTCACGCCCTGATGGCCCACGCGGAGCGCTTCAGTGAGATCCGCGCCGTCATCCCCGGGCTCTCGGACCGCCTGCTGGCCGAGAGGCTACGGGAGCTGGAACGCGAAGGACTCCTCTCGCGCACGTGCCCGATCGGCGCAGGCGCACCGCGCTACGTGCTGACGGCGAAGGGGCGGGCCCTCGGACCGGTCATCGACGCGATAGCTTCCTGGGCAGCAGAATGGAGCCGGGCGGCTGACTAG
- a CDS encoding NAD(P)-dependent alcohol dehydrogenase encodes MKAARLHEFGGDFVVEEVPTPEPGPGEVRVRVGGSGACHSDLHVRTGEIPVHLPALLGHENAGWVDAMGQGAEGFEIGEPVVVFGGWGCGRCRVCLGGQEQLCDTMRWGGIGPDGGYAEYMVVPSTRHLLAAGDLDPTLAAPLTDAALTPYSAVKKALPRLVPGTTAVLVGAGGLGQYGLQFLKLLSPATVVVVDSSADKRRLALELGADQVVDPADADAMEQIKAASHGEGAAVALDFVGADATMRLGASSLGPQGLFVLVGLAGGSFPFSFFSLPVQATLTSSSWGSRNELEEVLAMARTGRLVSTIERYPLGEINDVFARLAAGQVQGRAVLIP; translated from the coding sequence ATGAAGGCAGCGCGGTTGCACGAGTTCGGCGGTGACTTCGTGGTGGAGGAGGTTCCCACGCCGGAGCCCGGTCCCGGTGAGGTTCGGGTCCGCGTCGGCGGCTCGGGCGCCTGCCACTCCGACCTGCACGTCCGGACGGGGGAGATCCCCGTCCACCTTCCCGCTCTCCTGGGCCACGAGAACGCCGGGTGGGTCGACGCCATGGGTCAGGGCGCCGAGGGCTTTGAGATCGGTGAACCCGTCGTGGTGTTCGGTGGGTGGGGCTGCGGTCGCTGCCGTGTGTGCCTGGGCGGCCAAGAGCAGCTGTGCGACACCATGCGGTGGGGCGGTATCGGCCCCGACGGTGGTTACGCGGAGTACATGGTCGTGCCGAGCACCCGGCACCTGCTGGCCGCTGGCGACCTGGACCCGACCCTCGCCGCCCCGCTGACCGACGCGGCACTCACCCCGTACTCGGCGGTGAAGAAGGCCCTCCCGCGTCTGGTGCCCGGCACCACGGCGGTGCTGGTGGGCGCCGGTGGGCTCGGCCAGTACGGGCTGCAGTTCCTCAAGCTCCTCTCCCCGGCGACGGTGGTTGTCGTCGACAGCTCGGCGGACAAGCGGCGCCTCGCCCTGGAACTCGGTGCCGACCAGGTGGTCGACCCGGCAGACGCCGACGCCATGGAGCAGATCAAGGCCGCCAGCCACGGCGAAGGCGCGGCGGTCGCGCTGGACTTCGTCGGGGCCGACGCGACGATGAGGCTGGGGGCCTCGTCGCTGGGCCCGCAGGGCCTGTTCGTCCTGGTGGGCCTGGCGGGAGGTTCCTTCCCGTTCTCGTTCTTCTCCCTGCCCGTCCAGGCGACGCTGACCAGCAGCAGCTGGGGCAGCCGCAACGAGCTGGAGGAGGTCCTCGCCATGGCCCGGACCGGGCGCCTGGTCTCCACGATCGAGCGGTATCCGCTGGGCGAGATCAACGACGTGTTCGCGCGCCTCGCCGCCGGGCAGGTCCAGGGCCGTGCCGTCCTGATCCCTTGA
- a CDS encoding IS110 family transposase → MVTVGIDPHKHVHVVVALDAAGRRLTRPLTVKNDAALTGVLLGWIRTIADEAPVTWAIEDGRGFARRLADGLLLAGHEVVWVPTRLMAAHRKLHAATGSKSDPIDAAAVAHAAIATPDLERHRIDERVRELRVLVDLRTDLVRRRTMVINQTKAYTHLWLDHTPGDLTRRRGMTSLTALVDSTDTSAHVRRVLLEMLTEVDDLNRRVFGLEATIRELVTPLAPALLEITGISHVSAAVLLAEIGDITRFSRSAKLARYTGTAPIPIYSSDKERYRLHRGGNRRLNSVIYTTSIVQQRCHPGARALLARHESTKGARGARRILKRHLIDVIYRAMSQDRASWQHDIAQHQLAS, encoded by the coding sequence ATGGTGACAGTAGGCATCGACCCGCACAAGCACGTTCACGTCGTAGTAGCTCTCGATGCTGCAGGCAGACGATTGACCAGGCCGTTGACCGTGAAGAATGACGCGGCCCTGACCGGTGTGCTGCTCGGGTGGATTCGCACCATCGCCGACGAGGCCCCCGTCACCTGGGCGATCGAGGACGGCCGTGGCTTCGCCCGCCGCCTGGCAGACGGCCTGCTGCTGGCTGGCCACGAGGTGGTCTGGGTCCCGACCCGTCTCATGGCCGCCCACCGCAAGCTGCACGCCGCCACCGGCTCGAAGTCGGACCCCATCGACGCCGCCGCGGTTGCCCATGCCGCGATCGCCACCCCCGATCTTGAGCGCCACCGCATTGACGAGCGTGTTCGGGAACTGCGCGTCCTGGTCGACCTGCGCACCGACCTCGTCCGACGGCGCACCATGGTGATCAACCAGACCAAGGCATACACCCACCTGTGGCTCGATCACACCCCTGGCGACCTCACCCGCCGGCGCGGCATGACCTCACTGACGGCGCTGGTGGATAGCACGGACACCAGCGCCCACGTCCGCCGGGTGCTCCTCGAGATGCTCACGGAGGTAGATGACCTGAACCGGCGTGTCTTCGGGCTTGAGGCCACGATCAGGGAGCTCGTCACCCCACTGGCACCAGCATTGCTGGAAATCACGGGGATCAGCCACGTCTCCGCGGCCGTTCTGCTCGCCGAGATCGGCGACATCACTCGGTTCAGCCGCTCCGCAAAGCTCGCCCGCTACACCGGAACTGCACCGATCCCGATCTACTCCTCCGATAAGGAGCGCTACCGCCTGCACCGAGGCGGCAACCGACGACTCAACAGCGTGATCTACACGACGTCCATCGTCCAGCAGCGATGCCACCCCGGCGCACGAGCACTCCTGGCCCGCCACGAGTCGACCAAGGGAGCACGCGGCGCTCGACGCATCCTCAAGCGCCACCTCATCGACGTCATCTACCGCGCCATGTCTCAAGACCGAGCCTCCTGGCAGCATGACATCGCCCAGCACCAGCTCGCCTCTTGA
- a CDS encoding MarR family winged helix-turn-helix transcriptional regulator, protein MERDAVMAAIAEDEAALIRLFSRAQFTALLQTTLTMQQLKVLLLLHVDGSLMSHELADALKISPASVTGLVDRLEDRGLVHRVADPTDRRARHVHPTAEGSQLVDTLMAEGAGHRVALLSRLDDESVRAIATAFAALRRAAEQVYGDDASRAPGGQSGRVTSSADADRAVHPARAAVRTGSR, encoded by the coding sequence GTGGAACGCGACGCAGTGATGGCGGCAATCGCCGAGGACGAGGCCGCGTTGATCCGCCTCTTCTCGCGGGCCCAATTCACCGCTCTGCTGCAGACCACCTTGACGATGCAGCAACTCAAGGTCCTGCTGCTGCTGCACGTCGACGGCTCCCTGATGAGCCACGAACTGGCCGACGCACTGAAGATCAGCCCAGCCTCCGTCACCGGCCTGGTCGACAGGCTGGAAGACCGAGGCCTGGTCCACCGCGTAGCCGACCCGACCGACCGACGCGCCCGTCACGTACACCCCACGGCTGAAGGCTCTCAACTGGTGGACACGTTGATGGCCGAAGGCGCCGGACATCGAGTCGCGCTCCTGTCGCGCCTGGACGACGAGAGCGTGCGGGCCATAGCCACGGCGTTCGCGGCGCTGCGGCGAGCCGCAGAACAGGTCTACGGTGACGACGCCAGCAGAGCGCCAGGTGGGCAATCGGGGCGGGTGACGTCGTCGGCTGATGCAGACCGAGCAGTGCACCCGGCCAGAGCCGCCGTCCGCACTGGCAGCAGGTGA